TCATCCATTATGTGAACAGTCGCACCAGCTGGCTTGCCATTAATAATCGAAAACACCTGAGGAAACCACCCTCTATTATGTGGATTTAAACCAGGATGAATATTGATACATCTAATCCCAGAGACTAGGTCTTTTGGGAATATTTGCTTGCAATGGGCTGATATTACTAAATCATAGTTAGCCAAAATTTCCTTTACTGATGTTTTAACGTTAATTGCTGTCATGCCAAGAGATATTAAAGAGGCAGGCGTCTTGTTAATCGAGCTGTATTTATAAAAAAAGTTAAAAGGCGCAAAGCAATCTATCTTTGTAACCCTGATAAACTCACTCACCAACAATACATTGTCCGAAACTACAAGAATGTTCATTTACGGCCTCGATAATAAGTAAGAAATTTTGAAACACTAGCGCATATAAAATCTACTTGCTCGAAACTCAATTCATAATACATAGGTAAGCAAAGGACTCGACTACAAATATCATTAGCAATAGGGGTGTCACCAGCACCTTTATAGCACTCCATTAAACTTAAACTCGGATAGAAGTAACGCCTAGTTTGAATCGCTAACCCTGCGAGATGTTCTTGTACCCCTTCTAACTCTGCTTCGTTAGCTAATATAATGGGGGCATAAGCACCGTTTGGACGACACGTCTCCGCATACTCTTGCATGTATACAAGACTATCTAGTTTCTCTTGGTAGCGCTGAAATAGTTCTGCTCTGTGCGATGTTATGTTATCAATATATTCAAAAAGGCATAGCCCCATTGCGGCATGCAGTTCACTCATCTTGGCATTGATGCCGACTAGATTGGGCATATTGTTACTATCGAAACCAAAATTAATAAGTTGCTTTGCTTTTTCATAATCCTGTTTATGCTTAAATGCAATAGCACCACCTTCAACAGTATGAAAGATTTTTGTTGCGTGAAGGCTTATTGTCGCGGCATCACCGTATGACAGCAGTGCTTTACCTTTGTATTTTGCACCAAAGGTATGAGCTGCATCATAAATAATTTTTAAATCATGCTGTTTTGCTAAAGAAGCAAGTTCGTCAACATCACATGCATTACCATATACATGCACGGGTAAAATTGCAGACGAATGTGCCAATTGAGCTTCGGAAATAGTTTTGGGATCTATGTTGAGTGATTGCGCGTCGATGTCAGCAAATTCTGGTGTTAGACCCATTGCAGCCAAAGTACTGCTGGTGGCAGCAAAAGAAAAAGGCGTAGTTATCACTTTCCCTTTAATCTCTAAAGCCATCAGTGCGATTTGAATAGCGATAGTCCCATTCGCCACTAACAATAAATGTGGAACGCCAAAATATTCGGCAAGCTTAGCCTCTAGCTCCCTTAATACAGGGCCGTTATTGGTGAGATAGTTGCGATCGAAAATCTGCCCTACCTGCGCATTATACAAAGATAATTCTGGTAGAAATGGTTTTACAATAGGAATCATTGACGAGCTTCTTCCTTGCGATTTACCGAGCGCTGAATTACACGACTCACTTTCTTTAGTAAATCGATAGCCATCTCGTGTTCTGGATTAATAACGAGCGCGGATTCTAGCAAAAATTTCGCTGCTTTAAAATTCTTAAGTACTGCCTCACAAATTGCCAAATTTACCAGAATATAAATGTTTTTATCATCAAGTTGATAAGCTTTAACAAGCAACTGTTTAGCGTGTTTATGTCTTTTTAACTCCATCAACATTTTGGCTTTTTGACCAAGCACCATAGCTTTTTGCGTAGGGTTTAGCGCTTCTTGTTCAAGTTTATTAAGCAAACTGAATGCATTCTGACGTAAGCCTAATGAAAATAAACACTTTGCGTAACTTTGGAACAACTCAGGTTGCTTGCCTAAATTGGACTCGTGTGCCATATCATATAGTTTTATAGCATGATCAAAATAACTCACAGCTAAGTGACATTGGTTATTGTCGATATACATTTGACCCATGCTCATATATAAGCGAGGATTTCTCTTAGAAATAGAGATTTCATACTCATAAAAAGCGAATTTATCAGACCAAAGCTTAGCCCTTTCATTAGTCAGCAGACTCAAGAAGATAACGACAATACTGGCAACCGCTAAAACGCTGGCTCGTAATTTAGTCTTTACTAACAGCTCATAGGCAATTGAAGAGATCAAGAGTGCGTGTGCAAAGTTAGGCAAATATGTTCTATGCTCAAAGGCTACATCGCGGATGGGAATGAATGAGCTCTCAACAAGATGTAGCACATAAAAACTTAGGACAGCTAAACTCAATATAGGCTTGCGCTTAACCAACAAAAAAGCTAATACGATAAAAAAACTATGAAGCAATAAGAATAGAATTTGTTTATTGCCAAACTCAACTGCAATAGCTGTATCGTATTCAAGTCTGAAATCATGCAGAATGTAGAACTGACTTATGTAGTGTGCCAAAACCTCTAACTGCGTCAATACATACTCGTATCTTGATAACTCTTGATTTTCACGCGTGAATTTATCGATAACAGCGATGAACTCATCAATCCCACCTAAATAAGCACTAATCGCAATCACTAGTGTGAAGCCTAACAGTAAACTTACCCTAGTAAGTTCAATTGCTCTGCGTTTTATAACGAAATACTCAAGCATTAGCCAAATAATTGGCAGAACAACCGTATTTTGCTTACTCAACATCGCGCAGATGAAACTGAGTAACAAAGCGCTTCCCCACAACACGTAGTGTTTTTTACGGTATGAAGTTCTCAGTTTTAAAAAAGCATAGATGCTAACAAAGCTAAAGAAGGCAGCAAGTAACGCAATTTGTTGCACAATATAAATAACAGCTTGGGAGTTTTGTGGATGAATGGCGTAGATGAGACTTGCTAAAGCTGCTGCCGATGATGCTATTTGCGTTTTAATCAGGCTGGGCGATTCGTTAAGTGGTTGCGTCGATAACACTACTTCCTTTTGCTGTGAAATACGCAGCGTTAGCGACAGGACAAAGAAAATCAGTAGCGCATTGGCACAATGAATAATCAGGCTTATTAAGTGATAGCCAAACGTATTATCCAAAAAGTTCTCATATTGAATAGCAAACAGTATATATGGGATAGTCCGAAGAGAATAAGTTTCGGCAATGACTCTCCAATCAACAGGTGGCTTAATGGTGCTGTTGTTTACAATAGAACTAAAGTCATCTAAATAAAAATCAGCAGATAATCCAGGAAAATAGACAATAACGATTAGCAATAGAGCAGAAATGATAAGTAGCGAGCGCTTCAACTGTCATCCTTTAACGAGTGTTTATCGACAATTTATTCAAAAAAAAAGCGAGCCTAAGCTCGCTTTTTATAAAGTACTATAACTATTACTTAGTAAGTACGCGATCTGCGTCAGACTTAGTGAAGTATAGTGCTTTGATTTCTGTAGAAGCAGAAGGAGTGTTCACTACTACGTCGAATGATACTACACCATCAGTAATACCAGCGTCAGCAATTGCTTTGCGAACAGCAACAGAAATGTCTGTTACACCTTCAGCTTGAGCTGTAGCAACACCTTCGAAAGTAACTGCGTCACCGCCAACGTATACTGTTACGTCAACACCACCAGTTTGAGTAGAAGTGTTAGATACAGTTACTGCTTGAGCGTAGTTTGGACCAACGTACATTAGTGCAACGTGTGCTTTTGCACCGTTAAGTGTCCATGAACCAGCAGCAGCTTTATCTAAAGTAGTTGCTGTGAACTCATCTGCATCAGCAGCTGATGATACAGTGTAGTCTACTGTTGTAGAAGCCATGAATGATTGATCAGGGATTACTACGTCTTCTGGGCCAGTAACTACTACGTCTACTGTTGCTGAACCAGCTGTAGTAGGAGCAAAGTCAGTTTCTAATGAAACAGATAAGAAGTCATCTGCTACTTTAGCGTCTTCACCGTCGATAGTAACAGTACCATCGTCATCACCACCTAATTCGCCGTCACCGTCAGCGTCTAAGAATGAGAAGTCACCGTATACAGTGTAAGTAGCGTCACCAGTAGTTACACCAAGATCTGTAGCAGCAACAGTGTTAGTGATAGTTAAGGTATCTGCAGTACCATTTTCTGTAAATTCTAAACGCTGTTCGTTTACATCGATAACACCGTCAAATTTAGTCGTAACTTCTGAAGATAACTCAGTTACGAAGTTGTATGCAGTTACTGATTTAGATGCGTCAACATCGATTGCACCGTCAACTGTATCTACACGACCTGCAGCAGAAACTTTTACAGCACCTTTAGCAGCAGCACTTGCGATGTTTAACATCAAACCTTCTACAACGAAAGTTGCTTCAGCGTCAGCTTCTTCGATAGCTTCAGTCACTAAGTAACGAACTGCGTTATCTTTGTAGCCTAAGAACTCTAACTTACCGTTAGGATCGTCAAGAACGATATCATCTTCGTCTTCGTCTTCAGTCACGATAGTAGCGCCTGATACTGTTACTGTGATGATATCACCAGCAGCGTAGTCACGGCCTAATGCAACAGTGATGTCTTGAGCTTCGATTACTTTGATGCCTTGAGCGTACTCAACACCAACAGCTTGATCTGCAGTAACAGATACCGTTGATGCAGCAGCGCCAAATGATGCAGTTGTGGCCACAGCAGCAGCAATAAGCGTCTTTTTAAACATTTATATTTCTCCAATTTCATGAAATTGAACACTATCCAAATCATTTGTTTGTGTTCTTTATCTTTTTACCTTTCGGTACTTCATTTGTTCGCTAGGCAGCGTCCATAATGAACACTTATTAACGAATATCGCCAATGTACAACCTTAAAAGCCTAAAAGTCAACAACCCCTATCAAACTTTGTTAATAAAAATAAGATATTGATTGAAATTTACACTTAGGTTATTTCTTCTCTACAATTTGATAAAAAATACTTTAGTATCGTAATTTAATTTTATTGCAAAAACGTTACAAGGTCGTATCTTACAATAAAAGCTATCACTGCATTATCGTGTTAAAAACAGCAGCTATATTTGCACGTAAAACAGCAAAAAACCTACTATTCAACAACATCTAAACCGCTAAGTGACTGTTTAAAAGACGACATAATCCCGCCCCACTGCTCACTCCTTGAGATCACTTTTGGTGTAACTAGTAGCACTAACTCTGTTTTAGAGTACGAGTCATTTTTAGATTTAAACAAGTTACCCAAAATTGGAATGTCGCCCAGCAATGGTACTTTATTGTCAATAATTGATTTATTTTCATCTATCAAACCACCTAAAATTATCGTTTGACCACTTTCAGCAACGACAGCTGTTGCTATATTTCTCTCAAAAATATTAGGGTTTCCGGTCGCACTAGATGCACTTGACTCAACTTCATTACTAATAGACTCACTAATATCCATAATCACGACACCTTGAGCATTGATAGTTGGTGTTACCGAAACCTTAATACCCGTCTGTCTATATGACGATGTCGTTGTTTGCCTATCGGTTGAGTCAAAACCGTCCGTAACTGAGTCAGTTACTGATATTTGCTCACCTACTTCTAGGCTCGCGGTAACACCATCTCGAACCAGAATACTCGGGTTAGACAAGATTTTGATATTACTATTACCTTGAGAGAAGGCTGCTGTAATGGAGTCGTTTCCGCCGTTGGTCAATGAAAAGCTGAAGCCACCATCAGAAGCACTCACATCGCCGATTGTTCCACCGGAAAAACGTCCATTTTGTAGTGCCCACTTTACGCCATATCTAAAATTGTCTGTTAACGTAACCTCTGCAACCACGATATCTAACATGACCTGTTTAGGTAATACATCCAAGCGATTTACCAATGGAATAATGTTGCGATATTCTGTTCCTGAGGTGTAGAAAATTAGTGCGTTAGAACGTTCGTCAACAACAAATGTTAAATCACCATTTGAAGCACCTGTGACGCTTTTTGATTTTTTTAAATTTCCAGTGGTGTTTCCCGCAGCATCTGCTTTGTTAACTGCCAATTGGGCGCTAGAATTTTTGATTGCCTGCGTTCTAGCTGAGATAAGTGGTGTCAAGCTTTCACCGATATCAGCAGCGCGTGCATACTTAGGGTGGTAAACATAGTAGCGCTTAACATCACCTTGTGGCGGTTTATCAAGCGTTTTGGTCCAAAACTCGACGCGCTCCATTAGCTCCTTAGTCGCAGAAAATACTGCCACAGCGCCAATTTGCATTAGAGGCACAAACACTAAATTATTATTTTGCGGATCATTAATGCTATTCGGAATCCCTTCGGTTTCCAGCAGTGCCTGTAACTGAGCTAAATATATGTCTGGTGACGAATAAACAAGTTTAACCAAGCCAACATGTCTACCTCGATTGGCTGGCGAGTCCAGTAACTGTACAAGCTCTACCGCCCTGACTACATTGGTATAATTGCCGCGAATAAATAAAGCGCTTTGTTTAACATCGAGGTTAACTTTAACTTCGGTCAAGTCTTGAACCGTATTTTTAAGTGAAGTCTTGATGCCGTATAGCACTGGCATAATGTGCAGAATGTTTCGTCCTTTTTCGACCGAGGTGGCTTCTCGTCCCATGCTGACAATCGTAGATGACTTACTTTTTGGATCAATTTGGTTAATCAAAAAGGTACTGTTTTCATGTTTTAGCTGAATACTGCGCTGCGCAAATATCTGCTCTGTCAGTAGGAATAATTCTCGTTTGGAGACAGCCTCATTCAAGTTTAAGGTAACAACCTCCTTGCTTCTGCCAATACTCGGAGCCAAAACATAATTCACCTTTAGCAACTCCCCAAAGGTATAATGAATGAAGTCTGTTAAAGGCATCTTATTTGCTTTAACACTCACCATTTCCTTATCCGAGAACGCGCTAGAAAGCTGTTTTGATTCAAATTGAACCAAACCTCTTTCCATCGCAGACAGCGAAGTAAATTGCTTTTCTGCAACCCGCCCCTCTGCCCCTTCACTTACAGCATCGCTGTCTAGGAGAATTTCATCATCGTTCTTGAGAAAAGATTTTTCTACTGTATGCACTTCTTGAGTGGTGCCTTTTCCATTGGATGCACAGCCCGTCAAGACGGTCATCAGACAAATTGAAACTAAACTAACTTTAAAATTAACCATTATTAAATTCTTTGTTTAAGACTGACTTTTCAAGAACAATTGAAGTGAAACTTTTCTGTCCCCTTCAACAAGTTCAATGTGATTTTTTCCGATTTGTTGCAGCGTGTAATTTGCTAATTTTTCACCTTCTAAAAGTTTTAGCGGTTTAGCTTTACCAGAAAGCAAATGAAGTTCTGAAAGCAACGCAAACGGCTCTTTATTTTCTGTGTATATTGCCATCAGAGAGTATTCGTTTTCACCACTAAACAGAGCTTTTTTAACACCCTGCTGCTTTTGCTGTTCTGCAAGCGACATTAATGTTATTTTCGGCTCACTGCTCTTGTTAATCTTCGGCTTAACCTTGGGTTTTGGCTTTTCAAATTTAGCGAGCTCTAGCGATATTTCAGTTACTTGCTCTTCTGAGATAAACTTCACCTGAGCATTGTCAGGTGCCGACTCTGCAACTCTGGCTGACAGCTCTATCTCGTCTAACGACAAGCGAGATGTAAAGTCTGCATATGCCAATACCATAGCAACAAACACAGCCCAAACAATAGGTGCTCTATTCACTTGTCTGACCTCCCGGCTTCCGCCAAACAGCAAATGTTATTTTGCCAGATACTCTTCCTAACCGAAGACTGCTTGCTTTCATTCTTGAAATATTCATCGTGTATGACGCTAGCGCAACCTTAGGTTTCAAGCCCTCAATGGCCAACAATGACGTCATCAATTGTTTGAAACTACCAGAGACTGTGATTTCCACTTTATGCTCTTCGTATTCATCTGTTTTACTCGGCATCAGCCAACTGGTGCGTTTGACTGAAAGCTTGTTCTCACTCAGAAGGCCTTCAATTACTTCTTGATGCCCAAGTTGAAATTGGACTACATCTTGTCCTTGAGTAAATAGTAAATCATCTAGCCCACCAACTTTTACTGACAAGCTGCTCACAGCTTCAGCCATTTTTGATTCATTAGAGAGTAGGCGTTCCGTTTTTAACAACCGCTCTTCAAGTACGCCAATAGATGTAAGCTTGTCTTCTTGCCAATCCAAAACAGGTAGCAATATAAATTTAATAGCCGCCAGAAATGCAATAACGCCAAGCATTAACGGCTTATTGTTTAACAACTCTCTCATGTTATTTTCCTACCAGCTGAAATTTTACGGCAAACAGCTCTTTGCCCCCAGTTTTTACTGC
This Thalassotalea euphylliae DNA region includes the following protein-coding sequences:
- a CDS encoding DegT/DnrJ/EryC1/StrS family aminotransferase, translating into MIPIVKPFLPELSLYNAQVGQIFDRNYLTNNGPVLRELEAKLAEYFGVPHLLLVANGTIAIQIALMALEIKGKVITTPFSFAATSSTLAAMGLTPEFADIDAQSLNIDPKTISEAQLAHSSAILPVHVYGNACDVDELASLAKQHDLKIIYDAAHTFGAKYKGKALLSYGDAATISLHATKIFHTVEGGAIAFKHKQDYEKAKQLINFGFDSNNMPNLVGINAKMSELHAAMGLCLFEYIDNITSHRAELFQRYQEKLDSLVYMQEYAETCRPNGAYAPIILANEAELEGVQEHLAGLAIQTRRYFYPSLSLMECYKGAGDTPIANDICSRVLCLPMYYELSFEQVDFICASVSKFLTYYRGRK
- a CDS encoding tetratricopeptide repeat protein, which translates into the protein MKRSLLIISALLLIVIVYFPGLSADFYLDDFSSIVNNSTIKPPVDWRVIAETYSLRTIPYILFAIQYENFLDNTFGYHLISLIIHCANALLIFFVLSLTLRISQQKEVVLSTQPLNESPSLIKTQIASSAAALASLIYAIHPQNSQAVIYIVQQIALLAAFFSFVSIYAFLKLRTSYRKKHYVLWGSALLLSFICAMLSKQNTVVLPIIWLMLEYFVIKRRAIELTRVSLLLGFTLVIAISAYLGGIDEFIAVIDKFTRENQELSRYEYVLTQLEVLAHYISQFYILHDFRLEYDTAIAVEFGNKQILFLLLHSFFIVLAFLLVKRKPILSLAVLSFYVLHLVESSFIPIRDVAFEHRTYLPNFAHALLISSIAYELLVKTKLRASVLAVASIVVIFLSLLTNERAKLWSDKFAFYEYEISISKRNPRLYMSMGQMYIDNNQCHLAVSYFDHAIKLYDMAHESNLGKQPELFQSYAKCLFSLGLRQNAFSLLNKLEQEALNPTQKAMVLGQKAKMLMELKRHKHAKQLLVKAYQLDDKNIYILVNLAICEAVLKNFKAAKFLLESALVINPEHEMAIDLLKKVSRVIQRSVNRKEEARQ
- a CDS encoding secretin N-terminal domain-containing protein: MVNFKVSLVSICLMTVLTGCASNGKGTTQEVHTVEKSFLKNDDEILLDSDAVSEGAEGRVAEKQFTSLSAMERGLVQFESKQLSSAFSDKEMVSVKANKMPLTDFIHYTFGELLKVNYVLAPSIGRSKEVVTLNLNEAVSKRELFLLTEQIFAQRSIQLKHENSTFLINQIDPKSKSSTIVSMGREATSVEKGRNILHIMPVLYGIKTSLKNTVQDLTEVKVNLDVKQSALFIRGNYTNVVRAVELVQLLDSPANRGRHVGLVKLVYSSPDIYLAQLQALLETEGIPNSINDPQNNNLVFVPLMQIGAVAVFSATKELMERVEFWTKTLDKPPQGDVKRYYVYHPKYARAADIGESLTPLISARTQAIKNSSAQLAVNKADAAGNTTGNLKKSKSVTGASNGDLTFVVDERSNALIFYTSGTEYRNIIPLVNRLDVLPKQVMLDIVVAEVTLTDNFRYGVKWALQNGRFSGGTIGDVSASDGGFSFSLTNGGNDSITAAFSQGNSNIKILSNPSILVRDGVTASLEVGEQISVTDSVTDGFDSTDRQTTTSSYRQTGIKVSVTPTINAQGVVIMDISESISNEVESSASSATGNPNIFERNIATAVVAESGQTIILGGLIDENKSIIDNKVPLLGDIPILGNLFKSKNDSYSKTELVLLVTPKVISRSEQWGGIMSSFKQSLSGLDVVE
- a CDS encoding dTDP-4-amino-4,6-dideoxyglucose formyltransferase, which produces MNILVVSDNVLLVSEFIRVTKIDCFAPFNFFYKYSSINKTPASLISLGMTAINVKTSVKEILANYDLVISAHCKQIFPKDLVSGIRCINIHPGLNPHNRGWFPQVFSIINGKPAGATVHIMDEEIDHGDIIVQSIVDLCEYDTSQTAYDKVQQAEIALIEKHLLSWINEDYIGTKPAEEGNYNGIQDFKALCELDLNQKGTLQEHLNLLRALTHGDYANAHYINDEGEKVFVKIELAKEVK